TCGTCCTCTCCCGATCTCCCTCCAGAATACGAAACACATTATTACGCACAGACACTCGATCATTTTAACTATTATCCGGAGAGTTATATAACTTTCCAACAGAGGTATGTATTGAACTTCAAGTACTGGGGCGGCGCGAATACGAGCTCCCCCGTTTTTGTTTATGTAGGGGAAGAAAGTGATATAGAAGGGGATATATTATATGTTGGTTTCATATCAGAACTTGCGGCTCGTTTTGAAGGGTTATTATTGTATATAGAGGTGAGTTCATGTAATTATTTATTCATTGTGGTCTATTTGCCTcttaaaattgtttatatagaTCTATTGACCCCATCGAGTTGCTTCaagtgatatacatttcaatttatCTCAATCCTCTCTTGTTCTGCTATGTGGATTCCGGAGCTAATCATGTCATGTTAAGCAAGTCTAGGGATTAAAGAGGCACTCGGGTTAATTGGTTTTTAGGATCAAGTGCAAGGGACTCATGATGTATTAAGCTATAAATACTATTATCAAACTTTACCTATCAGCTTAATCTTTAAACTTCAATAGTTCCTCCGCACCGTGCACGAAATTTCCTCTAGGACTTGAAGCGTGTGTCAAAtgaaattttatcaataaatgGTGTTATTAGGATTTGAACTCTTGAGTTTTAAATCTAAGAGGTTTTAATGCCGGAATAAAAACACCACTCAATCCAAGGTGATAATTTTTTAGATTTGAAACGTGTACGTAGACTCATTCTACTACCAAAAAAGAGTTGTTAGAATTCAAACTCTCAATCGCTTGATCTACGAGGTTCTAGTATCACGTTAAAGAACTGTTTGACTCatgtatatgttatttttatagCATCGTTACTATGGAGAATCATTACCATTTGGAACAAGAGAAGAAACGTTTAAAAATGCTACTACCTACGGATATTTAAGCTCGGAACAAGCTTTAGCAGATTATGCACAAATTATTACAGATGTTAAGAAAAACCTATCAGCTCAAAATTCCCCTGTCATTGCTGTTGGAGCTTCATATGGTGGAAGTAAGTCAAAAAATAATTTCTTGTTTTTATTATGGAAAAAATCATCTTAAGTCCCTGTACAATTAGAATTAATCAGCAATTTGGTAATTTTATTCAGTGCTTGCCTCATGGTTTCGTATGAAATATCCTCATATTGTAATTGGATCTTTGGCATCATCTGCTCCTATTCTCTACTTTGTGGATATTACACCCCAAGATGGATATCAAGTAGTTGTATCCAAGGATTTTATGgtaattaattactaattaaactttgtttttcttctcATAATTGGATTAATGAGATTGAttcttaattataattaatgtttaattaatttggatTTGTGTAGAATACAAGTGAGAGTTGTTACAACACCATAAAACAATCATGGTCCGAAATTGACAGAATTGCAGCTCAGCCTAATGGTCTTTTGGATCTTGGCAACATGTTCAACGTTTGCCAGTAAATCACTAACAACTCCTATTTACATTTCTTCTTAAAATAGATCGTGTTCGTGTTATGTCAATTATCAGGTTAGTGTGGAATAAGTCAATGCAATCGTGAACCAAAAACTTCCATGTCATTATCTGGTCAAGCCCAATTCATCACTATCTTTTGTCTGAATTCGCTTTTCCAATGGAACACGGGGCGGAAATTGTGTTCCATGATTGCAGTGGTGGAGGGATAGGGGGTCGTCGACTCCCTCCCCccatgaaaaaaattatataattatatgatGGAAGTTGCATCACTAAACATATAATTTCCGTCGTTAATGATATTCAGAATCTGTCACGGATTTTATACACTGACGAAACAGTATTTTTCGTTGTTGATTCTTAGTCCCATAAAAGAATCTAtagtttttttaacaaatttttatCCATTAACCACTCGAGTATTTAGTTCTGGTTCTACCACTGAATGATTTTTTGTTTgtcaaaaaaatttcaaaagaaATTTTGTGTGGAAATTACCGACGGTAGAAAGACTACAGTCGTGACTCGTGACAGAATAGTGAAGCCATCCAAATAATGGGATGGAAAATTACGAAATATTTTCGACGGTTTTGTTCCGTCGAGATGATTCCATAACAAAACGGCTATTTTCTAGTAGTGTTGCCAACTAGCTATAAGCACAAGTCGATAAAACTTCAACACTATTTCAGGTGATGACTTTTAACAAGAGCCTAATGTATCGAAAAATAAAAGTCATTGGAGGTTCCGAGTTCAAATAAAATTTAGGTTGTTGGaggctaaaaataaaattgctaAGTTTAGAAATTTCCTCCATTTCCATAAATCTAACTCCGACACCAGTGGTAAGGCTAAACCCATATATAAAATTctggatccgccactgctttttttCCTATTCTTttgaacaattttttttgtcacatgAACTTAAATAagtcttttttttgtttgtcttttctctttgatcatTATTTCGAAGTCCTTTAAACTCAACACATGGACTCAAGGAGTACCTAGCAACTTTATACAAGTTCTCAGCCCAATATGACAATCCTCCTGATTATTTAGTGGAAAATTTATGCAAAATCATTGATGGAGCACCACCGGAGACCGATGTTCTTGGCCGGATTATTGCCGGTCTTAATGCCACTACTATTTTCGGGAATCGAAGTTGTAATTATGTAACCGATGATGATACATTGTACAAGATGAACGCCTGGGATTTACAGGTATATATGTTAATTATCTAAcaagtctagatctaacggtgaccgaccaaattcatttggtcaatCACTGTCATGTAAAAATCACCACCGTAATTAACTAACATATATACATGTGTTTCAGACATGCACGGAGATGGTACTACCCATCGGTGTAGATAACAATGATACAATGTTTGATATATCAGTATTTGATCTGAACAATTTCACAAAATTATGTCATCAAGTGTTTGGTGTTACCCCTAGGCCTTTTTGGGCTCCTATTCAATTCGGTGGTCATGTAAGCTCCTTTTTTAATTAATCTTCCTaattgtaattaattatttattttatattctaattaattaattgattttcaGGATATTAAATCTGCCCTTGGAAATTTTGCAAGCAACATCATTTTTTCTAATGGACTTCGTGATCCATGGAGTGCTGGAGGGTAAATAGAACTTCAACTTTTAAATCAAACATCATTATCATATTGATTATTACAttaattaatcttttttttttaatttcttgacTGCAGAATCTTGGAGGACATATCAGATAGTATTGTTTCCATTCGTACCGATCAAGGTAGACTTTATTCATAATTTAATCATCTTCAACAGCTTAATTTTTAAAACAGTGAAAGTTTAAGAATTTAatatccaaaaataaataatcaaagaTTTCATTCTTGAAACTTTAAATTATGCGTTTTGCTCAAACaaaattattagtatttcaaaatatttatagggatattttagtaaaataaaactataattaagatacttaaaaattatatctaattatttattttgaattaaatgtTTAAGATTTATCCAACATGATCCTTTTATTATTTTCCAAATTAATTGAACAATTtgaatatctttttttttctcattattAATGGAGATTTGGTTATGGTAATTAGGTGCTCATTGCTTGGATGTACTAAACCCTACACCAAATGATCCTGCCTGGCTGATTGAgcaaagagagaaagagatcAAAGTTATTGCTGCTTGGCTTGCTGACTACTATGCTAAGCTTGACACGAATAACTAAACAAATTAGTTAAAATCAAATCCGTATGTGCAGGACGGATTTAGAATTCACTGACAGAGTTTTTGGGAtgcttaattaatattttttggaTGATTTGAGGAAAAAAATTTAGAGCTTTATACACAATTTCCATGGAGATTTTCaacatttttataatatatgataaaTAATCACTAAGTGTTCGTCACTAAATATTAACTTTTGTCATTGAAATTAACAACGACATGCTTAGTCAAAAAAAGAATTTGtagttttttatatatatttttttttggatgtGTATATCACACGATTCAGTGCGACTTTCACCAAGTGTAATCTCCAAGTTTGAAGAACTTGCAGACATTTGCATTTTCGATAAAGCATAAGACATTTGATTATAAGAGGCTTAGTGAAAAAATCAGCTGATTGAATGTGTGGGGACAAAAAGAGTACTGACTAAACCTGACACTAGATGTTCCCTACCAATATGGTAGTCGATATCAATATGTTTCATTTTTTCGTAAAAAATGGGGTTCGTAGCAATATATATTTCCGCTTCAC
The window above is part of the Euphorbia lathyris chromosome 3, ddEupLath1.1, whole genome shotgun sequence genome. Proteins encoded here:
- the LOC136222555 gene encoding uncharacterized protein gives rise to the protein MALVPFQLLLLLLLIAPYLSFAYSHQRPKLSAIRRESSIFSSSPDLPPEYETHYYAQTLDHFNYYPESYITFQQRYVLNFKYWGGANTSSPVFVYVGEESDIEGDILYVGFISELAARFEGLLLYIEHRYYGESLPFGTREETFKNATTYGYLSSEQALADYAQIITDVKKNLSAQNSPVIAVGASYGGMLASWFRMKYPHIVIGSLASSAPILYFVDITPQDGYQVVVSKDFMNTSESCYNTIKQSWSEIDRIAAQPNGLLDLGNMFNVCHPLNSTHGLKEYLATLYKFSAQYDNPPDYLVENLCKIIDGAPPETDVLGRIIAGLNATTIFGNRSCNYVTDDDTLYKMNAWDLQTCTEMVLPIGVDNNDTMFDISVFDLNNFTKLCHQVFGVTPRPFWAPIQFGGHDIKSALGNFASNIIFSNGLRDPWSAGGILEDISDSIVSIRTDQGAHCLDVLNPTPNDPAWLIEQREKEIKVIAAWLADYYAKLDTNN